The window CATCACAATCAACACACTTATCAATTGCTGATATGTTTACTGCAAGCGCTGATATTGGTTCAGATTATGAGGCTTATCGCGTCGTAAATGCATTAGCGAGCGAAGTTAAAACACCAAATGATTTTGAAGCGATGCTAACCTTTATGCAGCAAATTGATTCAGATTATGAAATGAAAAGGGCTTTTCTTTCGCTGCCGTATCAAACAATGGACCGCGCAACTACTGCTCAGTCGATTGAATTAGCTAGCAAGTTTATTGACTCCGATTATGAATTAAGCAAAACGCTGATCCACATTTGTCAAAAATCACCTCATAAAGCGCAACTAACTGAAACGGTTAAATTAGCTCTGCAGTCTATCGATAGCGATTCTGATAGGGTGAAAGTGTACGATGTTTTGTAAATAACCTTAGCTTAGGTTAAATCGCTAAAAGGCACGTATTCACGTAACTATTAAGTGAATTTAATGCGCCTTTTCGTTTAGGTTCCATTTAGTTAACAACATTTGGTATTGCCCGTTGTGTTTAATGGCGTTGAGCGAGTTTGTTAGTTTTATCGCGAGCGTATTCTCTAATTTTCTGTTTGCCGTGATATGCAGTTCATTTGGAAAGTCAGGTAAATGCAGTTTTTTCTCAATTTTTGTTGGATCAAGGCCAATACTGTTAAGTTCTTTATCGAGATGTAAGGTGTTAGTTAGCACTAAATCGGTACGATTTTTATAAAGCATTTTCATTAAGCTTTCAGGCTCTGGTGCAAGCACTAAATCGCGTTCAAGTGAAAATCCAGCGTTTTCTAAATAGCGTTGGCTAAAATACCCTCGCACTGTGCTAACACGTAATCCTCGTGCACTGTGTAGGTTAAATAACTCAAATTGATTGCTTTTCAAACCAACTAAATAGGCGTGGGCGTTAAATACTGAACCTAGAAATAAGTAATTTTTTTCACGACCGGGCGTTTTAAGCAGCGACATCATTACTACATTCGGCTGCGACTGTAGTTCACGAAACGCTCTTGCTTGCGGCATGATTTCAATTTTGCCAGCGCACGCACAGTCATCAAGTACCGCGTTAACGACATCAACTAAAAAGCCGTCTGGCTGGTTATTTTTATCTTTAAAATGAAGCGGGTATAAGTCTTCAGCGACAAAGCGAAGTTGTGTAGCAGAGCTAGTGACACTGAAAAAAAGAGTGACGATAAGTATGACATATACAAGAACTGAGTTTTTCATAAAGAACACACAACAATTACAACCCATTGCACACATTGCCTAAATGTATGCGCTTTTTCCAGCCATTTAGCCTGATATTAGTCAGGCTTTAATTGTAGCTCAACGCAAATTAGTGCCAAGTAGCTTAATCGTCAGGGCCTTTTAAGGTAAATACTAAGTGCTTGCGCATATCTTTTAGCACAACACCTTTTTTTACCAGCGCTGCACTTAAGCGTTTTTGCCAAGTGAGCAGGTTAGGTTCAGCAGCGGCTAAAGCTTGCTCATTTTCGAATTGAAAGCAAAGTAATAGTGAACCTGGAAACAAGTGATATTCAACATCAAACCAGCATTGCACCATGCCCGGAATTTCAGTCAAGGCTTTTGCCTCTAGCGCATCGGCAATACTAAGCACCAAAGCTTGTTGTTTTAGTTGAACTTTTGAGAGTTTTTTCATTGTTTTGTAATGCTCACTAAGAAAATATCAAATGGGGGAAGCAGGGCGTTCAGCCTACGAAACGTCAATTATACCAATTCTGTTAAGTATGTGATCAACTACTTAAGTGAATTGGTATTATAACCAAGGATTTAATGGGCTACCAATGTTGGATTATCGGCTTTTAAATATTTGGATTGCGAATTAATAAGCGCCAACAGCGTTACCTGCACCGTTGGCGCACAAGGGATTAAGAAATTGAGGGTAAATAGTGCGCCATCAGCTGCTTTGCATCCGCTTGATACTCTTGGTACGACTTCACCTTAAAGAAAGTGCCTGCGCGATAATCCTCTCCTTGTCTGGTTTGATACATTTTCTCTAGTACTGCTTCATCATTCAAAAGTGCAAACAGTTGCGTCGCAGATTTGGCATCTTCTAGCGGATTATAGGTTTCTTGGTTGTTTTCATCGCGTTGGATAAGATTTTCTAAGCCAAGAGTAAAGGTGTCTAGATAAGCGATTTGCTGCTGGCGTGGATGATTTGTTAAGTCTTCGCCAAATTTGCTTAGCTGCTCGTCAGAAAACTCGTAATCTTCTAATAAATTAACGGTTTTACTTACCATATTTTGCACTGTTGTATACATGTTGTCGCCATGGCCCTTACGGAGATAAAGTGGGTTATCGGGGGCACGAGACGAAAAGGCGGAAAATTCTAAAAAGGCACCCGATTTTTGCGTAATATCACCTAAAAATGAAACGATGTTTTGACGTGCGGTTTCATCTTTGTCGTGTAACTGATCAAGTAAACGTGTACCAAGATGATTATCAAACCCCAGTACATTTAACATTGCACCTTGCTGCTGCTCACTAAAATTACTGAGTTTGTCTACTAAATCACCTGGGTTATCTGACGAAATGACACTTGATACAAAATTTTGTAGGTTATTCGCGCTTGAATCGGTACTAAAGTACAAATTGATTTCCGAGTAGGTACCGTCATCGCGACTATTTTTTTTGTATGTATTTACGGACTCGCTATAAAGTGCCGCTTGCGAAATAATTTTGTCTCGGTTTACTTCATTTTGGTTGGCAATCGCGTCAATAAATTGCGCAATTTTTTCTTCTTCCGTGCGCGGAGGTTGGTATTCATTCACATGCACAAATAACATGCTTGCAGGCACAGACAAGCCCGCAATAGCACTTACTAATCCATTTAAATGCTCGTCATCGAGCTGCCCTGACAATGATAAAAATTTTTCGTTTTTAAGGACATCTGTTTTTGCTAAATTAATGAAGTCTTCTTCAGAAAGTCGCTCATACAACGACGTAAGCTGCTGTTTTTGCTCATCGGATAAATTGGCTTGGTCGGGTTCAGCTAACCAACTGTTAAAATCAAAATCAACAAGGTAAACCTGGCTAATAAATACAGAATCTGGCGCTATTTGGTCATTAGCGTTTACTTTTGCTGTGTTTACAGCTTGTTCAATACTGGTGTTTTTATTTTGCACCGCATTTGAGAGGTTTTCATAACTATTTATGCTAGGTAATTTCATAATCACGTCCTTGTTTGTGAATCAATATGTTATCGGCAGGTTAGCCCAATAATTTAGTATTTATTTTGGCTTTGATTTTACTTGCTAGTTTGTAGATTCAGGCAGATACTTGCAGTTAATTCGGTGCTTTAAATTTAGCCATAAAACGCTTGTGCAAAGATATCGAACTAGGCAAAAAATTACGGCTTCTCGCTAAGCTTTTAAACTTAGTAGGGGCTATTTAGCGTGTTTTAGAGTGAAATTAATGAGCACATTAAGCCAAGAGTATATCGATTTATTAAAAGAAATTATTCGCCATCCGAGTGTGGTCGGGGCGGAGCATTCGTTTTTTCGTGTATTGCAGCGCGAGCTTGAAGAGCGAGGGGCCACTGTAACTTGGTACGAAGGACTATTAGTTGCGCAGGGTAAAAAGCCGTTCAGTGCAATGTTTTCTGCACATATCGACCGCCACGGTTTAATTTGTACTGGGCCGAACGAATTTCAATATGCAGCATTTATTGCTGCAAACCGCACTGATTTGCTCAATAACTCAGTATCTGAAGAACTCATGACTAAAATCACCGAGCGCTATAAGTCTACCCCGGTGTATGCTTACGAACCTTGGTCTGGTGCGTATCGCGGGCAAGGCATGATCAAGCATTCCTATGTGTGTGAGTATCGAAATAATCTTATTTTTGAAATTGACGGCCTTGAAAGTGCCGTTGCCGGAACACCGGTTGCGTTTAAAGACAAACTGCGTATTTCCGAAGAGCGATTAACCGGACAGCTCGATAATGTGCTGTCAGCGGCAGCGCTCGTGCATTTATTTAGTTTGGGCTTTGAGGGCACCGTGTTTTTCACCGCGCAAGAAGAGGCAGGTAAAAGTTGGCGTTATTTATTGGAATGGTTTCGTCGTTTTGGTGGCTCAACTAACCGCTTATTTGTGGTAGATACTAGCCCGTTTCCCGATGTTGAATCTGCCAATAAACAACATTTAGTGCTGCGAAAAAAAGATGCCAACGCTTCGTTTAATTCAGCGGCAACTAAGTTAGTGGAAAAAATCTGTAAAGAGCAGCAGTTAAGCTACATCTATAAAGATGAATATATGGAAAAAATAAATAAAGAGCTTGCCGCGCGGGGGGAAGCGCCACGCTCTATTGGTAGTACTGAGCTTGGTCGTATTATCGCCAGTTCGAATGGTTTAGTGGATGGTACTACTATTCAAGTGCCAACAACCAGCTACCACACAATGGATGAATCGGGCTCAATCGCATCGGTAGAAGCCTTTTTGAAAGTGTTAATGGCCCTCTCAAAAAGAGGCTAATTATCAATAAAAAAGCGCCAACATATTGCTGGCGCTTTTTTATCAGGTTACTGAATTTATGCCAGTAGCAAAAAGCCAATAAATGCGATTGCAGCTGCAAGCAGTGCGTAAGGTAATTGAGTTACAGCATGGCTGACTAAGTTACAATCTGAGCCTTGCGCTGCCAGTACCGTTGAATCAGAATAAAAACACGCTTGGCTACCAAAAGATGACGCTGATAATAGCGCGCCAATCACCAGCGGAATGTTCGCATCAACCGCAACAGCAAGTGGCATTACTATTGGGATTGTTACTGCAAAAATACCCCAACTCGACCCCGTAGCGAACGCTAAAATTGCCATTGATAAAAACACCATCGCAGGCAGTAATTGTGCTGTCATATACGGGCTTAGCGTGTCCATTACATATTGTGGCAATAGCAATTTGTCACACACATCTTTAAAAATAAATGCAGCGATAACCGTACCAATGGCAGGTAACATACATTTAAAGCCATCAATCATTTGCTCCAACATATCGGCCAACGGCATTAAACGCTGTGCCATATAAAATGGAATGGTCACAGCCAATGTTGCCAGTAAGCCTTTCCACACATCAATATCAAAGTACACGGTAAAGCCTACAAGAAGCACTATTGGCACTAAAAAGTTGTAGAGCTTACCGCTATTATCGGCATTTTCGAATTCTTGCTCGATTGCTTTTGCAGCGTATTCATCGGGTGTTTGCACTTCGCTTAAATCGACTTGCTCAAGTGCTGGTTTACCCGCTTTTGCTGCAAGTTCGGCTTTATTCATAGGGCCAAACAGTGG of the Pseudoalteromonas spongiae UST010723-006 genome contains:
- a CDS encoding substrate-binding periplasmic protein; the protein is MKNSVLVYVILIVTLFFSVTSSATQLRFVAEDLYPLHFKDKNNQPDGFLVDVVNAVLDDCACAGKIEIMPQARAFRELQSQPNVVMMSLLKTPGREKNYLFLGSVFNAHAYLVGLKSNQFELFNLHSARGLRVSTVRGYFSQRYLENAGFSLERDLVLAPEPESLMKMLYKNRTDLVLTNTLHLDKELNSIGLDPTKIEKKLHLPDFPNELHITANRKLENTLAIKLTNSLNAIKHNGQYQMLLTKWNLNEKAH
- a CDS encoding peptidase M42, whose translation is MSTLSQEYIDLLKEIIRHPSVVGAEHSFFRVLQRELEERGATVTWYEGLLVAQGKKPFSAMFSAHIDRHGLICTGPNEFQYAAFIAANRTDLLNNSVSEELMTKITERYKSTPVYAYEPWSGAYRGQGMIKHSYVCEYRNNLIFEIDGLESAVAGTPVAFKDKLRISEERLTGQLDNVLSAAALVHLFSLGFEGTVFFTAQEEAGKSWRYLLEWFRRFGGSTNRLFVVDTSPFPDVESANKQHLVLRKKDANASFNSAATKLVEKICKEQQLSYIYKDEYMEKINKELAARGEAPRSIGSTELGRIIASSNGLVDGTTIQVPTTSYHTMDESGSIASVEAFLKVLMALSKRG
- a CDS encoding Na+/H+ antiporter NhaC family protein — encoded protein: MTEPSVISLIPPIVVLTLAVVLRRPILALVLGALVGLALLDFTTILSNFAEASLKVMADETIGWLILVCGSFGALIALLVRTGGALAFGRSALKLAKGAKSSLLMTYLLGVVIFIDDYLNALTVGETMRRVTDKFKISREMLAYVVDSTAAPICVLVPLSTWAVFFGGLLVDNGVAAEGQGISVYIDAIPYMLYAWVAVFMVPLVILEVIPLFGPMNKAELAAKAGKPALEQVDLSEVQTPDEYAAKAIEQEFENADNSGKLYNFLVPIVLLVGFTVYFDIDVWKGLLATLAVTIPFYMAQRLMPLADMLEQMIDGFKCMLPAIGTVIAAFIFKDVCDKLLLPQYVMDTLSPYMTAQLLPAMVFLSMAILAFATGSSWGIFAVTIPIVMPLAVAVDANIPLVIGALLSASSFGSQACFYSDSTVLAAQGSDCNLVSHAVTQLPYALLAAAIAFIGFLLLA